A region of Streptomyces sp. R44 DNA encodes the following proteins:
- a CDS encoding TetR/AcrR family transcriptional regulator produces the protein MAALTAPKPDRNPKQDRSRATRQRLLEAAVSCLAEHGWAGSTVAVVAERAGVSRGAAQHHFPTREDLFTAAVEYVAEERSQALRAVRTDDREQAVAALVGLYTGPLFRAALHLWVAASGEEQLRERVTELEARVGRESHRVAVEVLGADESRPGVRETVQGLLDMARGLGLATLLTDDRARRERVVSQWARLVSEALSD, from the coding sequence ATGGCGGCTCTGACCGCGCCCAAGCCCGACCGGAACCCCAAGCAGGACCGCAGCCGTGCCACCCGGCAGCGGCTGCTCGAAGCCGCCGTGTCCTGCCTCGCCGAGCACGGCTGGGCCGGCTCCACGGTCGCCGTCGTCGCCGAACGCGCCGGCGTCTCCCGGGGCGCCGCCCAGCACCACTTCCCCACCCGCGAGGACCTGTTCACGGCGGCGGTCGAGTACGTCGCCGAGGAGCGTTCGCAGGCGCTGCGGGCGGTCCGCACGGACGACCGCGAACAGGCCGTCGCCGCCCTCGTCGGCCTCTACACCGGGCCCCTCTTCCGGGCCGCGCTCCACCTGTGGGTCGCCGCGTCCGGCGAGGAGCAGCTCCGCGAGCGGGTCACCGAGCTGGAGGCCCGCGTCGGCCGCGAGTCCCACCGCGTCGCCGTCGAGGTCCTGGGCGCCGACGAGTCACGGCCCGGCGTCCGCGAGACCGTCCAGGGCCTCCTGGACATGGCCCGCGGCCTGGGCCTCGCCACCCTCCTGACGGACGACCGCGCCCGCCGGGAACGGGTGGTGTCCCAGTGGGCGCGGCTGGTGAGCGAGGCGCTGAGCGACTAG
- a CDS encoding AMP-binding protein — MVFHSAYEPVPTVSLPIHDAVLGRAAAWADTPALIDGAGELSLTYGQVDAFHRKVAAGLAEAGVRKGDVLALHSPNTVLFPIAFYAATRAGAAVTTVHPLATPEEFAKQLRDSSARWIVTVSPLLAAARAAAELAGGIEEILVCDRADEGEGVRSLQDFLGSTGPVPDADLDPEQDVAALPYSSGTTGTPKGVMLTHASIATNLAQLEPVIPMGPGDRILAVLPFFHIYGLTALMNAPLRSGATVVVLPRFELDTFLGAIQKHRINGLYVAPPIVLALAKHPAVADYDLSSLEYIVSAAAPLDAALAEACSARLGLPPVSQAYGMTELSPGTHVVPLDAPAPPPGTVGRLLPSTEMRILSLDDPAKDAAPGEEGEIAIRGPQVMKGYLGRPDATAAMIDTDGWVHTGDIGRVDGDGWLFVVDRVKELIKYKGFQVAPAELEALLLTHEGIADAAVIGVTDTDGTEIPKAFVVRQPAAPGLTAEDVIAHVAARVSPYKKVRAVEFIDTVPRAASGKILRRELRDRA, encoded by the coding sequence ATGGTGTTCCACAGCGCGTACGAGCCCGTTCCCACCGTCTCCCTCCCCATCCACGACGCCGTCCTCGGGCGCGCCGCCGCATGGGCGGACACGCCCGCGCTGATCGACGGGGCCGGGGAGCTCAGCCTCACGTACGGGCAGGTCGACGCGTTCCACCGGAAGGTCGCCGCCGGGCTCGCCGAGGCCGGGGTGCGGAAGGGCGACGTCCTCGCCCTGCACAGCCCCAACACCGTGCTGTTCCCCATCGCCTTCTACGCCGCCACGCGCGCGGGTGCCGCCGTCACCACCGTCCATCCGCTCGCCACGCCCGAGGAGTTCGCCAAGCAGCTCCGCGACTCCTCCGCACGGTGGATCGTGACCGTGTCCCCGCTGCTCGCCGCCGCCCGCGCCGCCGCCGAACTCGCCGGCGGGATCGAGGAGATCCTCGTCTGCGACCGGGCCGACGAGGGGGAGGGCGTGCGGTCGCTCCAGGACTTCCTCGGCTCCACCGGGCCCGTACCCGATGCCGACCTCGACCCCGAGCAGGACGTGGCGGCGCTGCCGTACTCCTCGGGGACCACCGGCACACCCAAGGGCGTGATGCTCACCCACGCCTCCATCGCCACCAACCTGGCGCAGCTGGAGCCCGTCATCCCGATGGGCCCCGGCGACCGGATCCTCGCCGTCCTCCCCTTCTTCCACATCTACGGGCTCACCGCCCTCATGAACGCGCCCCTCCGCTCCGGCGCCACCGTCGTCGTCCTGCCCCGCTTCGAGCTCGACACCTTCCTCGGCGCCATCCAGAAGCACCGCATCAACGGGCTGTACGTCGCCCCGCCGATCGTCCTCGCCCTCGCCAAGCACCCGGCCGTCGCCGACTACGACCTGTCCTCCCTGGAGTACATCGTCAGCGCCGCCGCCCCCCTCGACGCCGCCCTCGCCGAGGCCTGCTCGGCCCGGCTCGGCCTCCCGCCGGTCAGCCAGGCCTACGGGATGACGGAGCTGTCGCCCGGCACCCACGTCGTCCCGCTCGACGCCCCGGCGCCCCCGCCCGGCACCGTCGGCAGGCTCCTGCCCTCCACCGAGATGCGGATCCTCTCCCTCGACGACCCCGCCAAGGACGCCGCGCCCGGCGAGGAGGGCGAGATCGCCATCCGCGGCCCCCAGGTCATGAAGGGCTACCTCGGCCGCCCCGACGCCACCGCCGCCATGATCGACACCGACGGCTGGGTGCACACCGGCGACATCGGCCGCGTCGACGGGGACGGCTGGCTCTTCGTCGTCGACCGCGTCAAGGAACTCATCAAGTACAAGGGCTTCCAGGTCGCCCCCGCCGAACTCGAAGCGCTCCTCCTCACCCACGAGGGCATCGCCGACGCCGCCGTCATCGGCGTCACCGACACCGACGGCACCGAGATCCCCAAGGCCTTCGTCGTCCGCCAGCCCGCCGCACCCGGCCTCACCGCCGAGGACGTCATCGCCCACGTCGCCGCCCGGGTCTCCCCGTACAAGAAGGTCCGCGCCGTGGAGTTCATCGACACCGTGCCCCGGGCAGCGTCCGGGAAGATCCTCCGAAGGGAACTGAGGGACCGCGCATGA
- a CDS encoding excalibur calcium-binding domain-containing protein encodes MYPPPHPYQPAPMPVRRRWWQHPALIITLLVILPPAGIALTWTSRWGRTQKIVATVLSGLWFLLFALSDPPEEKGGTDPKPATSATATPTPGATTEPTPTTAPTTEPTPTPEPTSATPVPTTEAPTPTPTPKRTPAPRPSTQQPETAEPSATADESNVYYENCTAVRAAGAAPIHRGDPGYSRKLDRDGDGVACEG; translated from the coding sequence GTGTACCCGCCGCCCCACCCGTACCAGCCCGCCCCGATGCCCGTCCGGCGGCGCTGGTGGCAGCATCCCGCCCTGATCATCACCCTGTTGGTGATCCTCCCGCCGGCGGGCATAGCCCTGACCTGGACGAGCCGGTGGGGTCGGACGCAGAAGATCGTCGCGACCGTCCTGTCGGGCCTGTGGTTCCTGCTGTTCGCCCTGAGCGACCCGCCGGAGGAGAAGGGCGGGACCGACCCCAAGCCGGCCACCTCGGCCACGGCGACCCCCACGCCCGGGGCCACCACCGAGCCGACCCCGACGACGGCTCCCACGACGGAGCCCACGCCGACGCCCGAGCCCACGTCCGCGACGCCCGTGCCGACGACCGAGGCGCCGACGCCCACCCCCACGCCCAAGCGCACCCCGGCGCCGCGCCCGTCGACCCAGCAGCCGGAGACCGCCGAACCCAGCGCGACGGCAGACGAGTCGAACGTCTACTACGAGAACTGCACGGCCGTCCGCGCCGCCGGCGCCGCCCCCATCCACCGAGGCGACCCGGGCTACAGCAGGAAGCTGGACCGCGACGGCGACGGCGTGGCCTGCGAGGGCTGA
- a CDS encoding enoyl-CoA hydratase family protein encodes MSQPLIDVTEERGITTLALDSPHTRNALSAPLVAELADALTACGKDPAVRAVVLTHTGSTFSAGADLKAPPSPYAFVDLLRQIVELPKPVVAHVTAGSHTRAGGLGLLGAADIVVAGEGADFALTEVRIGVAPAVISLTLLPRLEPRAAARHYLTGERFGVREAVAMGLVTAGAEELDTILDSLRAGSPQGLREAKRLVTARVLETFERDAEDLVQRSATLFASAEAREGMTAFLERRDPAWRL; translated from the coding sequence ATGAGCCAGCCGCTGATCGACGTCACCGAGGAGCGGGGCATCACCACCCTCGCCCTGGACTCCCCGCACACCCGCAACGCGCTCTCCGCCCCGCTCGTCGCCGAACTCGCCGACGCGCTCACCGCCTGCGGCAAGGACCCGGCCGTCCGGGCCGTCGTCCTCACCCACACCGGCTCCACGTTCAGCGCCGGCGCCGACCTGAAGGCCCCGCCCAGCCCGTACGCCTTCGTCGACCTGCTCCGGCAGATCGTCGAGCTCCCGAAACCCGTCGTCGCCCACGTCACCGCCGGCAGCCACACCCGCGCCGGCGGCCTCGGCCTGCTCGGCGCGGCCGACATCGTGGTGGCGGGGGAGGGAGCGGACTTCGCGCTCACGGAGGTACGGATCGGGGTCGCGCCCGCCGTCATCTCGCTCACCCTGCTCCCCCGGCTGGAACCGCGCGCGGCCGCCCGGCACTACCTTACGGGCGAGCGGTTCGGGGTCCGCGAGGCCGTCGCGATGGGTCTGGTGACGGCCGGGGCGGAGGAACTCGACACCATCCTCGACTCCCTCCGCGCCGGCTCCCCGCAGGGCCTGCGGGAGGCGAAACGACTGGTCACCGCTAGAGTCCTGGAGACCTTCGAACGCGACGCGGAGGACCTGGTGCAGAGGTCGGCCACGCTCTTCGCCTCCGCCGAGGCGCGCGAGGGGATGACGGCCTTCCTCGAACGACGGGACCCCGCATGGCGGCTCTGA